From a single Methylacidiphilum kamchatkense Kam1 genomic region:
- a CDS encoding hydrogenase maturation protease: MAITIIGCGQLLRKDDGLGPELIRRLASLHPPLPVKLIDYGTSGFSLLDDLEEYDSLIVIDGIKSGSIPGTIFMVDGEQFEKLLETDSYADLHSFRWDDALKWGKWLYKERFPKNIKIYLVEVKEVGYGIGLSEPVKEAIERLVEMFKKEFSSKEPELT, from the coding sequence ATGGCTATTACTATTATTGGTTGTGGTCAATTGCTTAGAAAAGATGATGGGCTTGGACCTGAGTTGATCCGCAGGCTTGCTTCATTGCATCCACCCCTGCCTGTAAAACTCATTGATTATGGAACATCGGGGTTTTCTCTTTTAGATGATCTGGAGGAATATGATTCATTGATTGTGATCGATGGAATAAAGAGTGGATCTATCCCTGGAACAATTTTTATGGTTGACGGCGAGCAGTTTGAAAAATTGCTAGAAACAGATTCCTATGCCGATCTTCATTCTTTCCGCTGGGATGATGCCTTGAAATGGGGTAAATGGCTTTATAAGGAAAGGTTTCCTAAAAACATCAAAATCTATTTAGTCGAGGTTAAAGAGGTGGGCTATGGGATTGGTCTTTCAGAACCAGTAAAAGAAGCAATTGAGAGACTTGTAGAAATGTTCAAAAAAGAGTTTAGTTCAAAAGAACCCGAGCTTACCTAA
- the hypA gene encoding hydrogenase maturation nickel metallochaperone HypA produces the protein MHELSLCESLVSLLEEKSLELGFQKVKKIVLKTGPLALVEPEAMKFSFSIASKGTIAEGAELHIEEILVKAYCLSCQKEGFVGKIGESCPDCEGVMILSEEGKELTVDSIEVE, from the coding sequence ATGCATGAACTCTCCCTGTGCGAATCATTGGTTTCTTTGCTTGAGGAAAAGTCTCTAGAATTAGGATTTCAAAAGGTCAAAAAAATTGTCTTAAAGACAGGTCCCTTAGCCCTTGTTGAACCAGAGGCAATGAAGTTTTCCTTTTCGATTGCTTCTAAAGGAACAATTGCCGAAGGAGCTGAACTTCATATTGAAGAAATTCTTGTCAAAGCCTACTGCTTAAGTTGTCAAAAGGAAGGATTTGTAGGAAAAATTGGCGAGAGCTGTCCTGACTGTGAGGGAGTCATGATTTTATCCGAAGAGGGCAAAGAATTAACAGTAGATAGTATAGAGGTCGAGTAA
- a CDS encoding endonuclease V has product MDGWPTTIEELISEQKRIARLSVSNWEKPSKPFVCAAVFICYLRQTSGPGKKSDQGWGAAIALFPDGQVKTFTISERASFDYIPGLLALRDGPLLEKAVVGLNLRPELLFVNATSRDHPHRAGLALHLGYKLDIPTVGITRKPLIATGALPGKNRGDRSELRIENETVAFWLRTQENKAPLVVHPGYRLDWETAIEIVLCYTRKYRTPEPLRLARQAARLCRAEFVRSPL; this is encoded by the coding sequence GTGGATGGGTGGCCTACAACCATAGAAGAGTTGATTTCAGAACAGAAACGAATAGCCAGGCTTTCTGTTTCAAATTGGGAAAAACCTTCTAAACCATTTGTCTGTGCTGCAGTCTTTATCTGTTATTTACGACAAACAAGTGGACCCGGTAAAAAATCCGATCAAGGGTGGGGGGCTGCCATTGCTCTTTTCCCAGATGGACAAGTAAAGACTTTTACTATTTCTGAAAGAGCTTCTTTCGATTATATTCCAGGGTTGCTTGCTTTAAGAGATGGACCGTTATTAGAAAAAGCTGTCGTTGGACTTAATCTTCGCCCTGAGCTTCTTTTTGTGAATGCAACTTCAAGGGATCATCCTCACAGAGCGGGTTTGGCTCTGCATTTGGGTTATAAGCTGGATATTCCAACGGTGGGGATCACAAGAAAACCTTTAATAGCCACAGGCGCTCTTCCTGGAAAGAACAGAGGAGATAGATCTGAACTTCGAATCGAGAACGAAACTGTTGCCTTTTGGCTTAGAACTCAAGAGAACAAAGCCCCGCTTGTTGTGCATCCAGGCTACCGACTTGATTGGGAGACAGCGATAGAAATTGTGCTTTGCTATACCAGAAAATATAGGACGCCAGAACCATTAAGACTTGCTAGACAAGCTGCTAGGTTATGTCGTGCCGAATTCGTTCGTTCACCTCTGTGA
- a CDS encoding GYD domain-containing protein has translation MPTFIILSRLTPESMKEPSEIKNLSKVVSSKIKEECPGIKWKESYATLGEYDIVDIVEAKDVAEVEKAAMILRGYGKEITETMSAVPWDEFVSSMAIHKK, from the coding sequence ATGCCCACTTTTATTATCCTTAGCCGTTTAACTCCAGAGAGTATGAAAGAGCCATCAGAAATCAAAAATTTATCAAAGGTAGTTTCCAGTAAGATCAAAGAGGAATGCCCGGGGATAAAATGGAAAGAAAGCTATGCGACGCTAGGAGAATATGACATTGTGGACATTGTTGAGGCAAAAGATGTAGCTGAGGTAGAAAAAGCAGCAATGATACTCCGGGGATATGGAAAAGAAATCACCGAAACGATGTCAGCTGTCCCCTGGGATGAGTTTGTTTCCTCTATGGCTATTCATAAGAAATGA
- the ligD gene encoding non-homologous end-joining DNA ligase has product MNLDLLKLPKLEPMFLEPMLAKSSHCQLPYPGWIYEPKIDGMRIIAVKFDNQKTILFSRRKLSENEKFPDILKTLSSSEESTWVLDGEIAALDQQGKPSFNLLQRARDKVLTVFYLFDLLSLRKRDLRRLPLSTRKDLLYHFFSHLPSPVRLIPYFSEEPKKVAAKIKELGFEGVVAKRADSVYTSGKRSSAWLKFKFLKRQEFVIIGWTEPKGSLKPFGSLLLGYYQNNVLCYAGRVGSGFSEQTALELYTLLKKLEISSSPFSQTPPIQFPRSLSIHWTKPMILCEVAFREWTALGKIRQPIFVGIRTDKSPLEVTRE; this is encoded by the coding sequence GTGAACTTAGATCTCTTAAAGTTACCTAAATTGGAACCTATGTTTTTAGAGCCGATGCTAGCCAAAAGCAGTCATTGCCAGCTTCCTTATCCGGGCTGGATTTATGAACCTAAAATTGATGGGATGAGGATTATTGCTGTCAAATTCGACAATCAAAAGACTATTCTTTTTTCTCGAAGGAAGTTATCAGAAAATGAAAAATTTCCCGACATTCTTAAAACTTTAAGTTCTTCTGAAGAATCCACATGGGTTCTAGATGGAGAAATTGCTGCTCTCGACCAACAGGGCAAACCTTCTTTTAATCTTCTTCAAAGGGCTAGAGACAAAGTTTTGACCGTTTTTTATCTCTTCGATCTGCTTTCTTTAAGGAAGCGCGACCTGCGCAGATTGCCTCTTAGCACCAGAAAAGATCTTCTTTACCACTTCTTTTCTCATCTTCCCTCCCCTGTCCGCTTGATTCCCTATTTTTCTGAAGAACCAAAGAAGGTCGCCGCAAAAATTAAAGAGTTAGGTTTTGAAGGAGTCGTTGCAAAACGTGCTGACTCTGTCTACACATCGGGGAAAAGATCTTCAGCGTGGTTGAAATTCAAGTTTTTAAAGCGACAGGAGTTTGTCATTATAGGTTGGACAGAGCCAAAAGGCTCGCTAAAGCCTTTTGGCTCTCTTCTTTTAGGTTATTATCAAAATAATGTTCTCTGCTATGCCGGTAGGGTAGGCAGTGGGTTTTCAGAACAAACAGCTCTGGAGCTTTATACGCTCCTAAAAAAGCTTGAAATTTCTTCTTCCCCATTCAGTCAGACACCACCCATTCAATTTCCTAGATCTCTTTCTATCCACTGGACAAAACCAATGATTCTTTGCGAAGTTGCATTTAGGGAATGGACGGCACTTGGTAAAATCCGCCAGCCCATTTTTGTAGGAATCCGTACAGACAAAAGTCCTTTAGAAGTCACTCGCGAATAA
- the ku gene encoding non-homologous end joining protein Ku, with product MRALWKGTISFGLVTIPVKLYPAIKTEPLRFKFLRRSDLSPITNKRVAVTDQKEVPWDQVVRGYEYEKGKFVILKDEDFDRVDVEAIHTVKVLDFVALSEIDPIYFEKPYYLFPDKGGEKAYQLFHYGLIKTGKTAIAKIILHNKEHLAALKPKNSFLTLELMYFQREIVDPKELGSPPKVELDEREKKMAIELIEKMSVPWDPSRYQDEYSKAIEKLIKEKIKKGYTEVSKERKPQTIGKEQKDLVSLLEESLRMGNGRSRISTGSGLKQENKKGKKGKE from the coding sequence ATGCGAGCCCTATGGAAAGGGACCATCAGTTTTGGGCTTGTGACGATTCCGGTCAAGCTGTATCCTGCCATAAAAACCGAACCATTGCGGTTTAAATTCCTTCGACGCAGTGATCTTTCGCCTATAACGAACAAACGGGTGGCTGTGACAGATCAAAAAGAAGTGCCCTGGGATCAAGTAGTTCGTGGGTATGAATATGAAAAAGGCAAATTTGTGATTCTGAAAGATGAAGACTTTGATCGAGTCGATGTAGAAGCCATTCATACTGTTAAAGTTTTAGATTTTGTTGCGCTTTCTGAAATTGATCCCATTTACTTCGAAAAACCCTATTATTTGTTTCCAGATAAAGGTGGAGAAAAAGCCTACCAATTATTCCATTATGGTTTAATCAAGACTGGGAAAACTGCCATCGCCAAGATTATATTACACAACAAGGAGCATTTGGCCGCATTGAAACCAAAAAATTCCTTCCTGACTCTTGAACTGATGTATTTTCAAAGAGAAATTGTTGATCCCAAAGAACTAGGCTCTCCACCAAAAGTCGAATTGGATGAACGTGAAAAGAAAATGGCAATAGAATTGATCGAAAAAATGTCTGTACCTTGGGATCCAAGCAGGTATCAAGACGAATATTCGAAAGCTATTGAAAAACTCATTAAAGAGAAAATCAAAAAAGGATATACAGAAGTATCCAAGGAAAGAAAGCCTCAAACTATAGGAAAAGAACAAAAGGATCTTGTTTCTCTGCTTGAAGAAAGTTTGAGAATGGGGAATGGTCGATCAAGGATTTCTACAGGCTCTGGGTTAAAGCAGGAGAATAAAAAAGGAAAAAAGGGAAAAGAGTGA
- a CDS encoding class I SAM-dependent methyltransferase, which translates to MLISWSFNFFSLNLSAYDPVANDSLELARLYDKLSTPQYIQGKELIKLLKVTPGSFVLDLGCGTGRLTAYLKELVGPKGWVIGMDPSPYRIEIAKQRMKEGLSFQLGRSEDLGVFKDNFFDFVYLNSVFYWIRDKETALVEIYRILKPGGKLGITSGYKFENSPLLKIVNDAIMEVMGKEFASKGMMNEDSFSKEDFKELLQESGFFIIHFEQKEYADYFPSPKDVVQFFKASSNGNLLEDIPQTKRASILSKIETRLERLRSSKGIKIIHWTILAVCQKPL; encoded by the coding sequence TTGTTGATTTCATGGAGTTTTAATTTTTTTTCTTTAAATTTATCTGCCTATGATCCTGTAGCGAATGATTCTCTTGAACTTGCTAGGCTCTACGATAAGCTGAGTACTCCTCAATACATTCAAGGAAAAGAACTTATCAAACTTTTAAAGGTTACCCCAGGGAGTTTTGTTCTTGATTTAGGGTGTGGAACGGGAAGACTTACTGCCTATTTGAAAGAACTCGTTGGTCCTAAGGGATGGGTAATTGGAATGGATCCGTCCCCTTATCGAATAGAGATTGCTAAACAGAGAATGAAAGAAGGACTTTCCTTTCAACTTGGCCGGAGTGAGGATCTGGGAGTATTTAAGGACAATTTTTTTGATTTTGTATATTTAAACAGTGTTTTTTATTGGATTAGAGACAAAGAAACAGCCTTAGTCGAAATTTATAGGATTTTAAAACCTGGAGGGAAATTGGGTATAACTTCTGGTTATAAATTTGAAAATTCTCCTCTACTGAAAATTGTTAATGATGCCATCATGGAAGTGATGGGTAAAGAATTTGCAAGCAAAGGAATGATGAATGAAGATTCTTTTAGTAAAGAAGACTTTAAGGAGTTGCTTCAAGAAAGTGGATTTTTTATCATCCACTTTGAGCAAAAAGAATATGCAGACTACTTTCCAAGTCCTAAGGATGTTGTTCAGTTTTTTAAAGCAAGTAGTAATGGAAATTTACTAGAAGATATCCCTCAAACAAAGCGAGCCTCCATTTTATCAAAAATCGAAACAAGGCTGGAAAGGCTACGTTCTTCGAAAGGAATTAAAATTATTCATTGGACAATACTTGCGGTTTGTCAAAAACCCTTATAA
- a CDS encoding beta-class carbonic anhydrase: MSQIYQEVLKANEQYVATFGDKAQLAMPPSRHFAILTCMDARLDPAKFAGLKEGDAHVIRNAGGRASDDAIRSLVISYKLLGTKEWFIIHHTDCGMETFSDSIMEDLLEKSLETAVLENGQWKDVGKGKGSPEGKYIRWLTIKNLSQSVVEDVLRVRHHPLVPSSIPIYGFIYDVKSGKLVEVKEANEVGKAKS, encoded by the coding sequence ATGAGTCAAATATATCAAGAAGTGTTAAAGGCAAATGAGCAATATGTAGCAACTTTTGGAGATAAAGCACAATTGGCCATGCCGCCTTCGCGGCATTTTGCAATTCTTACTTGTATGGATGCAAGATTGGATCCGGCAAAGTTTGCTGGCTTAAAAGAAGGAGATGCCCATGTCATTAGAAATGCTGGAGGCAGAGCCAGTGATGACGCCATCCGTTCTTTGGTTATTTCATATAAATTATTAGGAACCAAAGAATGGTTTATTATTCACCATACAGATTGTGGCATGGAAACATTTTCAGATAGTATCATGGAAGATCTTTTAGAAAAAAGCTTGGAAACGGCTGTCCTTGAAAATGGACAATGGAAGGACGTTGGCAAGGGAAAGGGTTCTCCAGAAGGAAAATATATTCGTTGGTTAACAATAAAAAACCTATCGCAAAGCGTTGTTGAAGATGTTCTTAGGGTACGCCATCATCCTTTAGTCCCATCGTCTATTCCAATCTATGGATTTATCTATGATGTGAAATCTGGAAAGCTTGTCGAGGTGAAAGAAGCTAATGAAGTTGGGAAAGCTAAAAGCTAA
- a CDS encoding SRPBCC domain-containing protein, which translates to MYTISTEIEIKAKKEALWDCLSNFSAYPYWNPFIKKIWFKKLESGQPLRLLIQAPSSFPVLMTGKITTVSFPSLIRWECYLIHPFFLKGIHTLEWTEHRPLSVIFLHHETFDGFLLPILWKMMEKRVRKGFESMNHALKNKLESLS; encoded by the coding sequence ATGTATACAATCTCAACAGAGATTGAAATCAAGGCAAAAAAAGAAGCTCTTTGGGACTGTCTATCTAATTTTTCTGCCTATCCATATTGGAATCCATTTATAAAGAAAATATGGTTCAAAAAACTGGAGTCTGGACAACCTCTTAGATTGCTAATTCAAGCCCCATCTTCTTTCCCAGTCTTAATGACTGGAAAAATCACGACGGTTTCTTTCCCTTCCCTTATTCGCTGGGAATGTTATTTGATCCATCCTTTTTTCCTGAAGGGCATTCATACTCTAGAATGGACAGAACATCGACCCCTTAGCGTTATCTTCCTTCATCATGAAACATTCGATGGATTCCTTTTACCTATACTTTGGAAAATGATGGAAAAAAGAGTGAGAAAAGGGTTTGAATCGATGAACCATGCCCTTAAAAATAAACTAGAATCCCTTTCTTAG
- a CDS encoding anaerobic ribonucleoside-triphosphate reductase activating protein — protein MKVGGIDAFSLIDFPGKTAAVVFTQGCNFRCPYCYVPQLVIPEQYGTLVPMAKVWRFLEARKEKIDGVVITGGEPTIQEDLEEFIWSIKKMGFLVKLDTNGSHPEVLEKLMKTIDYVAMDFKAPLEKYTESTRSTIEKEQITQSISLLLKGNVDYEFRTTFVSEDITFDDFKSMVTTIAGAKKYVLQKFLPASPLVDPSYSTKHPIDLDIIEKWKNYALKKIKKVIIRNY, from the coding sequence ATGAAAGTCGGTGGCATTGATGCATTCAGTCTTATTGATTTTCCAGGCAAAACAGCAGCCGTAGTTTTCACTCAAGGATGTAACTTTCGCTGTCCCTATTGTTATGTACCCCAGCTTGTTATTCCAGAACAATACGGGACACTTGTTCCCATGGCTAAAGTTTGGCGCTTTTTAGAAGCTAGGAAAGAGAAGATCGATGGAGTCGTTATAACGGGAGGAGAACCAACCATTCAGGAAGATCTAGAGGAATTTATATGGAGCATAAAAAAAATGGGGTTTTTGGTTAAGCTCGATACCAATGGAAGTCATCCTGAAGTCTTAGAAAAACTGATGAAAACTATCGATTATGTGGCAATGGACTTCAAAGCTCCTCTTGAAAAGTATACAGAAAGCACTCGATCTACGATTGAAAAAGAACAAATAACTCAAAGCATTTCCTTACTTCTAAAAGGGAATGTAGATTACGAATTTCGAACAACATTTGTCAGCGAAGACATAACTTTTGATGATTTTAAGTCCATGGTAACAACTATCGCAGGGGCAAAAAAATATGTTCTTCAAAAATTTCTTCCTGCCTCCCCACTTGTCGATCCATCGTACAGTACAAAACATCCAATCGACTTGGACATAATTGAAAAATGGAAAAATTATGCCCTTAAGAAAATAAAAAAGGTAATTATTAGAAATTATTAA
- a CDS encoding ribonucleoside triphosphate reductase, giving the protein MKQQPSPILSEEINLVDKYLSKEDWEVKENSNMTYSLQGLNFYISSKISKSYWLHKIYPHEVKEAFEQGDIHIHNLQVLGVYCMGWDLIDLLEKGFMGAEAKLESGPPLHLSSALNQIVNFFYTLQGEAAGAQALSNFDTLLSPYIRYDNLKEKDLRQQLQQFLFNLNVPTRVGFQAPFTNLTIDLRPPHFLQNEPVRIGGKTRRETYGEFQEEMDFFNRVFCEMFLEGDARGRVFTFPIPTYNISSEFPWDSKATQALWKMTAKYGIPYFANFINSELKVDEVRSMCCRLRLDLRQLARRGGGLFGSNPLTGSIGVITINLPRIGYLSKNESDFFSRLRDLMELAKKALEAKRKAIEGWMEKGLYPYSKFYLKGIYQRFGSYWANHFSTIGLVGMNEACLNFLGKSIADPEAKVFAIKVLDAMREILLSFQKETQNNYNLEATPAEATSYRLAQIDKRKYPQILVANEEAVKKGAAPFYTNSTQLPVNFTTDPFVALEHQEALQTRYTGGTVLHFFLGQKIDEPESIGSFVHTVCSKYKIPYFTLTPTFSICPEHGYLSGEQSHCPRCGKPCEVYSRVVGYLRPVDQWNPGKQEEFKLRKTYLLDESRWH; this is encoded by the coding sequence ATGAAACAGCAGCCAAGCCCCATCTTGAGTGAAGAAATAAATCTTGTGGACAAATATCTTTCCAAAGAGGACTGGGAGGTTAAGGAAAACAGCAACATGACTTATTCCCTTCAAGGGCTCAACTTTTATATTTCTTCAAAAATTTCCAAAAGCTATTGGTTACATAAAATTTATCCTCATGAGGTCAAAGAAGCCTTTGAGCAAGGGGATATTCATATCCATAACCTTCAAGTCCTTGGCGTATATTGCATGGGTTGGGATCTTATAGACCTTCTTGAAAAAGGATTTATGGGGGCTGAAGCCAAGCTGGAAAGTGGTCCTCCCCTACATTTGAGCTCAGCTTTAAACCAGATTGTCAATTTTTTTTATACTTTACAAGGAGAAGCTGCGGGCGCACAGGCTTTATCGAACTTCGATACGCTTCTTTCTCCTTATATTCGTTATGATAATCTTAAAGAAAAAGATCTTAGACAACAACTCCAACAATTCCTATTCAATTTAAATGTCCCGACACGAGTAGGATTTCAAGCTCCTTTTACCAATTTGACAATAGACTTACGTCCGCCTCATTTTTTGCAAAACGAGCCCGTTCGGATAGGTGGAAAAACTAGAAGAGAAACCTATGGAGAATTTCAAGAAGAGATGGATTTTTTCAATCGGGTATTTTGTGAAATGTTTTTGGAAGGAGATGCTCGAGGAAGGGTTTTTACCTTTCCTATACCCACATACAATATCAGTTCTGAATTTCCCTGGGACTCTAAAGCCACTCAGGCTCTTTGGAAAATGACTGCAAAATACGGCATTCCTTATTTTGCCAATTTCATCAATTCGGAACTAAAAGTCGACGAAGTCCGAAGCATGTGTTGTCGATTAAGACTAGACTTAAGGCAACTTGCACGAAGAGGAGGAGGCCTTTTTGGTTCCAATCCTTTAACAGGATCTATCGGTGTGATCACAATCAATTTACCGCGGATTGGATATCTTTCTAAGAATGAATCTGATTTTTTTTCAAGGCTTCGAGACCTCATGGAATTGGCAAAAAAGGCACTTGAAGCCAAGCGAAAGGCTATTGAGGGGTGGATGGAAAAGGGATTATATCCATATAGCAAGTTTTACTTAAAAGGGATTTATCAACGGTTTGGCTCCTACTGGGCCAACCATTTTTCAACCATAGGGCTTGTGGGGATGAATGAAGCTTGCCTTAATTTCCTTGGGAAAAGCATTGCCGATCCTGAAGCAAAAGTTTTTGCCATAAAAGTTCTTGATGCGATGAGAGAAATTTTACTCTCTTTCCAAAAAGAAACCCAAAACAACTACAACTTAGAAGCGACTCCCGCCGAAGCAACAAGTTATCGATTGGCTCAAATCGATAAAAGAAAATACCCCCAGATCCTCGTTGCCAACGAAGAGGCTGTTAAAAAAGGCGCCGCTCCCTTCTACACCAACTCAACCCAACTTCCCGTGAATTTTACTACTGACCCATTTGTCGCCCTGGAGCATCAGGAAGCACTTCAGACACGCTATACTGGTGGCACCGTCCTTCATTTTTTTCTTGGGCAAAAAATTGACGAACCAGAATCAATTGGCTCCTTTGTCCATACTGTCTGTTCAAAGTATAAGATTCCGTATTTTACCTTAACTCCCACTTTCTCAATCTGTCCAGAACATGGGTATCTTTCAGGAGAACAATCCCATTGTCCACGTTGTGGTAAGCCTTGCGAAGTCTATTCTCGAGTTGTAGGTTATTTAAGACCGGTTGATCAGTGGAACCCTGGAAAGCAGGAAGAATTTAAACTTCGGAAAACTTATCTACTAGATGAAAGTCGGTGGCATTGA
- a CDS encoding DUF302 domain-containing protein: MLIEYESSKSIEALKEALEEKSKAKNFGVLTVHDISKTLETKGFPISYKCLILEICSPKFAKIVLEKNPEVSTALPCRIAIYEKKDKRIVASLSPRLLIEMFQAPQLYKIAEEVESILKEIMQEAL; this comes from the coding sequence ATGCTGATTGAATACGAAAGTAGTAAAAGCATTGAAGCATTAAAAGAGGCATTGGAAGAAAAATCCAAAGCCAAAAATTTTGGAGTTTTGACAGTCCATGATATCTCCAAGACCTTAGAAACGAAGGGCTTTCCTATATCCTACAAGTGTCTTATCTTAGAAATTTGCTCACCAAAGTTTGCAAAAATAGTCCTGGAGAAAAATCCTGAAGTTTCAACTGCACTTCCTTGTAGAATAGCCATTTACGAAAAAAAAGACAAAAGGATAGTCGCTAGCCTTTCTCCTCGCCTTTTGATCGAAATGTTTCAAGCTCCTCAATTATACAAAATAGCAGAGGAAGTTGAAAGTATATTAAAAGAGATTATGCAGGAAGCCCTCTGA